A stretch of DNA from Thiothrix subterranea:
TTGGAACGCTACAAGGATGAAGGCAACGTGGTGATTCCGGTCATCATCCGCCACACCGCAAGCTGGCGTAACCACAAAATCGGGCAAATCGTCGCCCTGCCCAAAGACGGCAAACCACTGGCAAAATGGGACGACGCCGATGAATTCTGGGGTAGCGTGGAAGACGGCATCCGTGATCAGGTCAACAAATGCCTGCAAGCCTAACCGCAAGCAGTGGTCGTACTGGCGATATGTACCCGCAAACGTGAAATGTGTTTCATAAACTCCCCCGTTGGCGCGGCGTAGTTTGCAGGTCGGCAATGGTTTGCGGTGGCTTTTCCGCAAACAAGCGATTGAAGTCATCCATGCAATTCAGGGCGAACGCGAGTTTCAGCAAGCTGTGGAAACTGATTTGCCCCGTATTTTCAAAGCGTTTGATGCTGGCTTCGGCAACGCCGGATTTTTCTGCCAAGGTGCGGCGCGTGAAGTTGGCTGCCAGCCGTTGTGCTTTGGCTTGGGCTGCGATGGTTTTCAGCAGTGTGTCGGGCGCTTGGAAAATAATAGGCATTATATTGCCCCTAAAATCATAAAAATGTGTTTAACGGATATTAT
This window harbors:
- a CDS encoding helix-turn-helix domain-containing protein — encoded protein: MPIIFQAPDTLLKTIAAQAKAQRLAANFTRRTLAEKSGVAEASIKRFENTGQISFHSLLKLAFALNCMDDFNRLFAEKPPQTIADLQTTPRQRGSL